The Bacillus vallismortis genome window below encodes:
- the gerQ gene encoding spore coat protein GerQ, whose protein sequence is MKPKKNQYQQMQGFDNMQGYQPQYGANPYPQQGQGAQMQTMGMQPMMPMQQGQQGFGFPGQQGGGFQIPSGPTPSAPGQSIPGMLPVEESYIENILRLNRGKTATIYMTFENSKEWGSKIFRGVIEAAGRDHIIISDPKSGTRYLLLTIYLDYITFDEEIAYTYPYSMASYSPR, encoded by the coding sequence ATGAAACCGAAAAAAAATCAATATCAGCAAATGCAGGGATTTGATAATATGCAGGGATATCAGCCTCAGTACGGCGCCAATCCGTACCCGCAGCAAGGTCAAGGCGCGCAAATGCAGACGATGGGGATGCAGCCAATGATGCCAATGCAGCAAGGCCAGCAAGGATTCGGATTCCCGGGCCAGCAGGGCGGCGGGTTTCAAATTCCATCGGGGCCGACACCGTCGGCGCCCGGCCAAAGCATTCCCGGCATGCTGCCTGTTGAGGAATCGTACATTGAGAACATTTTGCGACTGAACAGGGGAAAAACGGCCACCATTTATATGACATTTGAAAACAGCAAGGAATGGGGCTCAAAGATCTTTCGCGGCGTCATCGAGGCTGCGGGACGGGATCACATTATCATCAGCGACCCGAAATCAGGAACTCGCTACCTGCTCCTGACCATCTACCTCGATTACATTACATTTGATGAAGAAATTGCGTATACGTATCCATATTCCATGGCATCCTATTCGCCAAGATAA
- a CDS encoding glycosyltransferase family 2 protein yields MKISIVIVTYNRIPALCELLESISQQTLKPYEVIIVNDAGESVVPVKALYPELPIAVINLEKNSGHVAARNAGVKETSGDCIMLCDDDDFFTPGHVERMAKEIETADFVHSDAEIVSFEEKNGTRYPISRKLFAYTADYEDMRVFSTYVPSGSMYRRFLHAEIGYFDADVHNYWDWDFYLRAAKDYRVKRVPCASVMYAFSDAGDNQSADLGAKRKQYLDRLSEKHGLGELPTKNFAVLLEEPEMKRREAKSEIVWDGKPVYSRLHRT; encoded by the coding sequence ATGAAGATTTCTATCGTAATTGTGACCTATAATCGGATTCCGGCTTTGTGTGAGCTTCTGGAGTCGATTTCGCAGCAGACCTTGAAGCCTTATGAAGTCATTATTGTGAATGATGCCGGGGAATCGGTCGTGCCGGTCAAAGCACTGTATCCGGAGCTGCCGATTGCTGTCATCAATTTAGAAAAGAACTCGGGGCATGTGGCTGCGAGAAATGCCGGTGTAAAAGAAACGTCTGGCGATTGCATTATGCTTTGTGATGACGATGATTTCTTTACACCGGGGCATGTGGAGAGAATGGCGAAGGAAATAGAAACGGCGGATTTCGTTCATTCTGATGCGGAGATTGTCTCATTTGAAGAGAAAAACGGAACAAGATATCCAATTTCGCGGAAGCTGTTTGCTTATACCGCTGACTACGAGGATATGAGAGTGTTCTCTACATATGTGCCGTCGGGAAGCATGTACAGACGTTTTCTGCATGCTGAAATCGGTTATTTCGATGCTGATGTGCACAATTATTGGGACTGGGATTTTTATTTGCGCGCGGCGAAGGATTACCGGGTGAAGCGTGTCCCTTGCGCCAGTGTGATGTATGCCTTCAGTGACGCGGGAGACAATCAGTCCGCGGACCTTGGCGCCAAGCGGAAACAATATTTGGATCGTTTAAGTGAAAAGCACGGACTCGGGGAACTGCCGACGAAAAACTTTGCCGTCCTGCTTGAAGAGCCTGAGATGAAAAGACGGGAAGCAAAAAGTGAAATCGTTTGGGATGGCAAACCTGTCTATTCCAGACTTCATCGTACGTAA
- a CDS encoding YwdI family protein — protein MNIHISALIQKMEEELKKAKTAELDEELKRSVAVVRSLCDVVLDQPEAASAPRIQPSSTPSPAAPPSTDQLMMEKMMGSAGLKNYRKQEKEKQEEDGNGESLFDF, from the coding sequence ATGAACATTCATATATCTGCTTTGATTCAAAAAATGGAAGAGGAGCTCAAAAAAGCGAAGACGGCTGAGCTAGATGAGGAGCTGAAGCGCTCGGTAGCGGTTGTCCGTTCTTTGTGTGACGTCGTGCTGGATCAGCCGGAGGCCGCGAGCGCGCCCCGCATCCAGCCGAGCAGCACGCCAAGTCCTGCCGCGCCGCCATCGACAGACCAGTTGATGATGGAAAAAATGATGGGAAGCGCGGGATTAAAAAATTATCGAAAGCAGGAAAAAGAGAAGCAGGAAGAGGACGGAAACGGAGAGTCTTTATTTGATTTTTAA
- a CDS encoding aldehyde dehydrogenase, with product MNSIPFIVSKHKAYFAAGHTRPLESRLDLLQKLKQAIKTHEADLTAALYQDLNKSEQEAYTTEIGIVLEEISFVMKRLGKWAKPKRVKTPLTHLGSKSIIIPEPYGTVLVVAPWNYPLQLALSPLIGAIAAGNTVVLKPSEYTPAVSAVLSNLISSVFPNDYVAMAEGGPDVSTALLQQPFDYIFFTGSVAVGKIVMEAAAKQLTPVTLELGGKSPCIVHKDADIQLAAKRIVFGKFTNAGQTCIAPDYLFVHEDIKTKLTEEMKRAINEFYGPQPERNPQYGKIVSERHYRRLLDFLNNGVPLTGGQSDSDHHKIAPTILDQVEDDSPVMQEEIFGPILPLFTYGDIDEVIEKVQSRPKPLALYVFTTNKEIERSVLENLSFGGGCVNDTLMHVATPYLPFGGVGESGIGSYHGFDSFNTFTHKKSVVKQTNRFDIAFRYPSSKNGLRMIRKILK from the coding sequence ATGAACAGCATACCCTTTATCGTCAGCAAGCATAAAGCATATTTTGCGGCGGGGCACACGAGACCGCTAGAATCGAGACTGGACCTGTTGCAGAAGCTGAAACAAGCCATCAAAACACATGAAGCTGATCTCACAGCCGCTCTCTATCAAGATCTCAACAAATCCGAACAAGAAGCATACACAACGGAAATCGGAATTGTGTTGGAGGAAATCAGCTTTGTGATGAAACGGCTGGGAAAATGGGCCAAGCCGAAACGAGTCAAAACACCGCTGACCCATCTAGGCTCCAAAAGCATCATCATCCCTGAGCCGTATGGAACCGTTTTAGTGGTTGCGCCATGGAACTATCCCCTGCAGCTGGCGCTTTCTCCCTTGATTGGAGCCATTGCCGCCGGGAACACGGTCGTTCTCAAACCGTCGGAATATACGCCGGCTGTTTCCGCTGTTCTTTCCAACCTCATCAGCAGCGTTTTTCCAAATGATTATGTCGCTATGGCGGAAGGCGGGCCCGACGTCAGCACAGCGTTACTACAGCAGCCCTTCGATTATATTTTCTTCACTGGCAGCGTTGCCGTGGGGAAAATCGTCATGGAGGCTGCGGCCAAACAATTAACACCCGTTACCTTGGAGCTTGGCGGCAAAAGCCCCTGTATTGTCCATAAGGATGCGGACATACAGCTTGCCGCTAAACGCATTGTCTTCGGGAAATTTACGAATGCGGGACAAACCTGCATCGCACCGGATTATTTATTTGTTCACGAAGACATCAAAACAAAGCTCACAGAAGAAATGAAGCGTGCGATCAATGAATTTTACGGCCCTCAGCCCGAACGGAATCCGCAGTACGGCAAAATCGTCAGTGAGCGCCACTATCGGCGGCTGCTCGATTTTCTAAATAATGGCGTCCCGCTCACAGGCGGACAATCTGATTCTGATCACCACAAAATAGCGCCGACGATTCTTGACCAAGTGGAGGATGACTCTCCTGTGATGCAGGAGGAGATTTTCGGGCCGATTCTTCCGCTGTTTACGTACGGCGATATCGATGAAGTCATTGAGAAAGTCCAATCGCGCCCGAAGCCACTCGCCCTGTACGTCTTTACCACAAACAAAGAAATCGAGCGGTCTGTTTTAGAGAATCTGTCGTTTGGCGGAGGCTGTGTCAATGATACGCTAATGCACGTCGCGACACCGTATTTGCCATTCGGCGGCGTCGGAGAAAGCGGTATCGGCAGCTATCACGGATTTGACAGCTTTAACACATTTACGCACAAAAAAAGCGTCGTCAAACAAACGAACCGCTTCGACATCGCTTTTCGTTATCCTTCTTCCAAAAACGGGCTGCGAATGATTCGGAAAATACTCAAATAA
- a CDS encoding uracil-DNA glycosylase encodes MKQILEDSWWNQLEEEFEKPYYQELREMLKREYAEQTIYPDSRDIFNALHYTPFDDVKVVILGQDPYHGPGQAQGLSFSVKPGVKQPPSLKNIFLELQEDIGCSIPNHGSLVSWAKQGVLLLNTVLTVRRGQANSHKGKGWERLTDRIIDVLNEREQPVIFILWGRHAQMKKERIDTSKHFIIESTHPSPFSARNGFFGSRPFSRANACLEKMGEAPIDWCIKDL; translated from the coding sequence TTGAAACAGATTTTAGAAGACAGCTGGTGGAATCAGCTGGAAGAAGAGTTTGAGAAACCGTATTATCAAGAGCTCAGAGAAATGCTGAAGCGGGAATACGCGGAGCAAACGATTTATCCGGACAGCCGGGATATTTTTAATGCGCTGCATTATACCCCATTCGATGATGTCAAGGTGGTCATTCTCGGCCAAGACCCGTATCACGGGCCAGGACAGGCTCAGGGTTTAAGCTTCTCCGTAAAGCCGGGTGTGAAGCAGCCGCCTTCATTAAAAAATATCTTTCTTGAGCTGCAGGAGGACATCGGGTGCAGCATTCCGAACCACGGGTCGCTTGTCAGCTGGGCAAAGCAAGGGGTTCTCTTGCTAAACACTGTGCTGACGGTAAGACGCGGACAGGCAAATTCTCATAAAGGGAAAGGCTGGGAGCGGCTGACGGACCGGATTATTGACGTGTTGAATGAAAGGGAGCAGCCGGTAATCTTTATTTTGTGGGGCCGGCATGCCCAAATGAAAAAAGAACGGATCGACACGTCCAAGCATTTTATCATTGAATCGACGCATCCCAGCCCGTTTTCGGCAAGAAACGGATTTTTCGGGAGCAGACCGTTTTCCCGGGCGAATGCGTGCTTAGAGAAAATGGGAGAAGCGCCGATTGATTGGTGTATAAAGGATTTGTAA
- a CDS encoding PadR family transcriptional regulator: protein MLNRELVKGSTVILVLTLLNERPMYGYELVKEMGTRSGNEWQMKEGTLYPSLHKLERQGVISSFWEKQEKGPDRKYYRITDEGKEVLAERTKEWSVFSAMMDRMLKRGGQNG from the coding sequence ATGTTAAATCGTGAGCTGGTGAAGGGCAGCACTGTGATATTGGTATTGACGCTTCTGAACGAGCGGCCGATGTACGGCTATGAGCTTGTAAAAGAAATGGGAACCCGCAGCGGAAATGAATGGCAGATGAAAGAAGGGACCTTGTATCCTTCTCTTCACAAGCTTGAACGCCAAGGGGTTATTTCTTCCTTTTGGGAGAAGCAGGAGAAAGGGCCGGACCGCAAATATTATCGGATTACAGATGAAGGCAAAGAGGTGCTGGCGGAACGCACGAAGGAATGGAGCGTATTTTCGGCTATGATGGACCGAATGTTGAAGCGGGGCGGGCAGAATGGATAA
- the sacA gene encoding sucrose-6-phosphate hydrolase: MTSHDQELRRRAYEEVEKKEPIADSDPHRQHFHIMPPVGLLNDPNGVVYWKGSFHVFFQWQPFQTGHGAKFWGHYTSQDAVNWKREEIALAPSDWFDKNGCYSGSAVTKDGRLYLFYTGNVRDQEGNRETYQCLAVSDDGLTFEKKGVVARLPEGYTPHFRDPKVWEHEGTWYMVIGAQTENRQGHAVLFASDNLTEWRFLGPVTGAGFNGLDDFGYMWECPDLFTLQGSDVLIVSPQGLEADGFHYQNVYQSGYVVGRLDYNKPELKHGDFIELDQGFDFYAPQTLEDDQGRRILFAWMAVPDQDEGSHPTIDYHWIHCMTLPRQLTLSGQKLIQQPLPELKAMRRNEKNIQINMHGSSGTLPVENPERAEILIEDIETESGFSISIRGTAAFSFDQNEGVITLERTSFDGKRTEARHCRIKDLHTVHMFIDASSIEIFINHGEEVFSARYFPFPGNHDVTASSTGKSEMNVGIWTLM; encoded by the coding sequence ATGACATCACATGATCAGGAGCTTCGTCGCCGGGCATATGAAGAAGTGGAGAAAAAAGAGCCTATCGCTGACAGTGATCCGCACCGCCAGCATTTTCATATCATGCCGCCGGTTGGGCTGCTGAATGACCCGAATGGCGTTGTATATTGGAAGGGCAGCTTTCATGTGTTTTTTCAGTGGCAGCCGTTTCAGACGGGGCACGGCGCGAAATTCTGGGGCCATTATACGAGTCAGGATGCTGTGAATTGGAAGCGGGAAGAGATTGCGCTGGCGCCGAGTGATTGGTTCGATAAAAACGGCTGCTACTCGGGCAGCGCTGTCACGAAAGACGGTCGGCTTTATCTGTTTTACACTGGAAATGTCAGGGATCAGGAGGGGAACCGAGAAACATATCAATGCCTTGCTGTATCTGATGACGGGCTGACCTTTGAGAAGAAAGGTGTTGTCGCCCGCCTTCCAGAAGGATACACGCCGCATTTTCGCGATCCGAAAGTATGGGAGCATGAAGGCACATGGTATATGGTGATTGGCGCGCAAACGGAGAATAGGCAAGGACACGCTGTGTTGTTTGCTTCTGATAACCTGACGGAGTGGAGATTTCTCGGCCCGGTAACTGGCGCAGGCTTCAATGGGCTGGACGATTTCGGGTACATGTGGGAATGCCCTGACTTGTTTACTCTTCAGGGGTCCGATGTGCTGATTGTCTCACCTCAGGGTCTTGAGGCAGACGGTTTTCATTATCAGAACGTGTATCAATCAGGTTATGTTGTCGGGCGTCTTGATTATAACAAGCCTGAACTGAAGCATGGCGATTTTATTGAGCTTGATCAAGGTTTTGACTTTTACGCTCCGCAAACACTTGAAGACGATCAGGGAAGGCGGATTTTGTTTGCATGGATGGCGGTGCCTGATCAGGATGAAGGATCTCATCCGACAATTGACTATCACTGGATTCACTGTATGACGCTGCCGAGACAGCTGACGCTATCAGGGCAGAAACTGATTCAGCAGCCGCTGCCTGAGCTGAAAGCCATGCGCAGGAATGAGAAGAACATACAAATCAACATGCATGGATCATCTGGGACGCTTCCAGTTGAAAACCCTGAAAGAGCTGAGATCTTGATCGAAGACATTGAGACAGAGTCCGGTTTTTCAATCAGTATCCGGGGAACGGCTGCGTTCTCCTTTGATCAGAACGAGGGGGTTATTACGCTGGAGCGAACGAGCTTCGACGGAAAACGAACAGAAGCGAGACATTGCCGCATCAAGGATTTGCATACCGTGCACATGTTTATCGACGCGTCATCTATAGAAATCTTTATCAATCATGGAGAAGAGGTCTTTAGTGCAAGATATTTTCCTTTCCCCGGAAATCATGACGTGACAGCCAGTTCGACCGGAAAATCTGAAATGAATGTCGGAATTTGGACACTTATGTAG
- a CDS encoding purine/pyrimidine permease — protein MKLFLGALQWTAFIIAAAIVVPVAVAQSFHLDHSDSARLIQSTFFVLGIAAVIQCLKGHRLPINESPAGLWWGVYTIYGGLTGTVFATYGDTLRGLQGALLVSAVCFFLLSIFKVIDRLAALFTPVVTGVYLLLLVMQLSQPIIKGILGIGYRKDGVDGLVFGLALVVVAAAFIMTNSNITFFKQYSILLALFGGWVLFAAAGAAKPMEMPDRLFQLPSLFPFGKPLFNSGLIITSIFITILLIVNMLASMKVVDIAVKKFGKQPDGRHHERHAGFAASFSHLLSGLTGAIAPVPISGAAGFIETTKMPSKKPFMLGSIFVVVISVIPFFMNAFASLPSPVGFAVNFVVFSAMGGLALAEFDSYEKAELKRVRSVIGTSLLTGVGIMFVPETALKGLHPVFISLLSNGLVLGTLVAIASDQFQLWRRRKSDNLVSSENKY, from the coding sequence GTGAAATTGTTTCTTGGCGCGCTGCAATGGACAGCGTTTATCATTGCTGCGGCGATTGTTGTTCCGGTGGCGGTTGCCCAGTCGTTTCATCTGGATCACTCAGATTCTGCGAGATTGATCCAGAGCACATTTTTTGTATTGGGAATTGCCGCAGTCATTCAGTGTTTGAAAGGCCACAGACTGCCGATCAATGAGAGCCCCGCCGGCTTGTGGTGGGGCGTGTATACGATCTACGGCGGGCTGACGGGAACTGTTTTTGCAACTTACGGGGACACACTGCGCGGTTTGCAGGGAGCTCTTCTTGTAAGCGCTGTATGTTTCTTTTTGTTAAGTATCTTCAAGGTCATTGACCGGCTCGCAGCCTTGTTTACTCCGGTTGTAACGGGGGTCTATTTATTGCTGCTTGTCATGCAGCTGAGTCAGCCCATTATAAAAGGAATTCTCGGAATCGGCTACCGCAAGGACGGTGTAGACGGCCTTGTATTTGGTCTTGCTCTTGTTGTAGTCGCCGCCGCCTTTATAATGACAAATTCGAACATCACGTTTTTTAAGCAATATTCTATTTTATTGGCTCTGTTCGGCGGATGGGTGCTGTTTGCGGCTGCCGGAGCGGCAAAGCCGATGGAAATGCCTGATCGGCTGTTTCAGCTGCCCTCCCTATTTCCTTTTGGCAAACCTTTATTTAACAGCGGTCTTATCATCACCTCCATTTTTATTACCATCTTGCTGATCGTGAATATGCTGGCGAGCATGAAGGTTGTGGACATCGCTGTAAAAAAATTCGGCAAACAGCCGGATGGGCGGCATCATGAACGCCATGCCGGTTTTGCCGCCTCATTCAGCCATCTGCTGAGCGGTTTGACGGGAGCGATTGCACCGGTTCCGATTTCGGGAGCAGCGGGTTTTATTGAAACGACAAAAATGCCCTCTAAAAAACCGTTTATGCTCGGCAGTATTTTCGTTGTTGTGATCAGCGTGATCCCGTTTTTTATGAATGCGTTTGCGAGCCTGCCGTCACCCGTTGGATTTGCGGTAAACTTTGTTGTGTTTTCCGCGATGGGCGGTCTGGCCCTTGCAGAATTTGATTCATATGAGAAAGCGGAACTGAAAAGGGTGCGGTCTGTGATCGGCACCTCGCTGTTGACGGGGGTCGGCATTATGTTTGTTCCTGAAACTGCCTTAAAGGGTTTGCACCCGGTATTTATTTCTCTGTTAAGCAACGGGCTTGTATTAGGAACGCTTGTTGCAATAGCGTCAGACCAGTTCCAGCTTTGGCGCAGGAGAAAATCCGACAATCTCGTGTCATCGGAGAACAAATATTGA
- a CDS encoding DUF423 domain-containing protein: MKVFIILGAINALLAVGLGAFGAHGLEGKIPDKYLQVWHTGVQYHMYHALGLFVVAFLADKLSGIGSVTTAGWLMFAGIVLFSGSLYILSLTQISILGAITPLGGVAFIISWIMIIVAAVKYL, translated from the coding sequence ATGAAAGTTTTTATCATATTAGGGGCCATTAACGCCCTGCTTGCTGTGGGACTCGGGGCATTTGGCGCTCACGGATTAGAAGGGAAAATTCCTGATAAATATCTTCAGGTGTGGCACACAGGTGTGCAGTATCATATGTATCACGCCCTTGGGCTTTTCGTTGTCGCCTTCCTGGCCGATAAATTATCCGGCATCGGCAGTGTCACGACAGCCGGTTGGCTGATGTTTGCGGGAATTGTGCTGTTTTCCGGAAGCTTATATATTCTCAGTTTGACGCAAATCTCCATTCTTGGGGCCATTACCCCGCTCGGCGGTGTGGCGTTTATTATTTCTTGGATCATGATCATTGTCGCAGCCGTCAAATATCTATAA
- the scrA gene encoding PTS system sucrose transporter subunit IIBC → MDYKETAKRLTELLGGKENIISAAHCATRLRLVIKDESKIDQTQVEELDGVKGAFSSSGQYQIIFGTGLVNKVYDAFSKEVDVERDEHVNHQDAAKEKLNPAARFAKTLSNIFVPIIPAIVASGLLMGLLGMINAFHWMSKESALLQLLDMFSSAAFIFLPILIGVSASKEFGSNPYLGAVIGGIMIHPTLLNPWGLAEATPDFMHLFGFDIALLGYQGTVIPVLLAVYVMSKIEKWTRKVVPHSVDLLVTPFVTVIVTGFVAFIAIGPLGRALGSGITIALTYVYDHAGFVAGLVFGGTYSLIVLTGVHHSFHAIEAGLIADIGKNYLLPIWSMANVAQGGAGLAVFFMAKKAKTKEIALPAAFSAFLGITEPVIFGVNLRYRKPFIAAMIGGALGGAYVVFTHVAANAYGLTGIPMIAIAAPFGVGNLINYLIGMAIAGVSSFTAAFIMKINEDEGRKK, encoded by the coding sequence ATGGATTACAAAGAGACTGCAAAACGCCTCACCGAGCTTCTCGGGGGCAAAGAAAACATTATCAGCGCGGCTCATTGTGCAACAAGACTGCGTTTAGTGATTAAGGATGAATCAAAGATAGATCAAACACAAGTAGAAGAGCTTGACGGTGTCAAAGGCGCTTTCAGCAGCTCTGGCCAGTACCAGATCATTTTCGGAACAGGCCTTGTCAATAAGGTGTACGATGCTTTTTCGAAGGAAGTTGATGTCGAGCGTGACGAACATGTAAATCACCAGGATGCGGCGAAAGAAAAACTGAATCCCGCTGCGAGATTTGCGAAAACGCTTTCTAATATTTTTGTTCCAATCATTCCGGCTATTGTCGCCAGCGGCCTGTTAATGGGCTTACTGGGTATGATCAATGCGTTTCATTGGATGAGCAAGGAGTCTGCTTTGCTGCAGCTGCTTGATATGTTTTCAAGCGCAGCCTTTATTTTCTTGCCGATTTTAATCGGGGTCAGTGCTTCAAAAGAGTTTGGCAGCAACCCTTACTTGGGAGCGGTTATCGGGGGAATCATGATTCATCCGACGCTTTTGAATCCTTGGGGGTTGGCGGAAGCAACACCAGATTTTATGCATCTTTTCGGATTTGATATCGCGCTTCTGGGCTATCAGGGGACTGTCATCCCTGTCCTGCTGGCGGTTTATGTCATGAGCAAGATTGAAAAATGGACAAGAAAAGTGGTTCCTCATTCGGTAGATTTGCTTGTTACACCATTTGTCACAGTGATTGTCACCGGGTTTGTCGCTTTTATCGCGATTGGTCCTTTGGGCAGAGCACTTGGCTCCGGCATTACGATTGCGTTAACTTATGTGTATGATCATGCCGGTTTTGTTGCGGGTCTGGTTTTCGGGGGGACTTATTCACTTATTGTATTGACAGGCGTTCATCACAGTTTCCATGCGATTGAGGCAGGACTTATTGCTGATATCGGCAAAAACTACTTGCTGCCGATCTGGTCAATGGCGAATGTCGCACAGGGCGGGGCCGGCCTTGCCGTCTTCTTTATGGCGAAAAAGGCAAAGACAAAAGAAATCGCGCTTCCGGCTGCATTCTCTGCTTTTCTCGGCATTACTGAGCCAGTCATATTCGGAGTCAATCTTCGCTACCGTAAGCCATTCATCGCCGCGATGATCGGAGGCGCATTGGGCGGTGCGTATGTCGTCTTTACACATGTTGCTGCAAACGCTTACGGGTTAACAGGGATTCCGATGATCGCCATTGCTGCGCCGTTTGGCGTTGGCAACTTGATCAACTATCTGATTGGGATGGCCATAGCGGGAGTGTCATCGTTTACCGCAGCGTTTATTATGAAGATTAATGAGGATGAGGGGAGAAAAAAATGA
- a CDS encoding bifunctional hydroxymethylpyrimidine kinase/phosphomethylpyrimidine kinase, whose product MSMHKALTIAGSDSSGGAGIQADLKTFQEKNVYGMTALTVIVAMDPNNSWDHQVFPIDTDTIRAQLATITDGIGVDAMKTGMLPTVDIIELAAKTIKEKQLKNVVIDPVMVCKGANEVLYPEHAQALREQLAPLATVITPNLFEASQLSGMDELKTVDDMIEAAKKIHALGAQYVVITGGGKLKHEKAVDVLYDGETAEVLESEMIDTPYTHGAGCTFSAAVTAELAKGAEVKKAIYTAKEFITAAIKESFPLNQYVGPTKHSAQRLDKQS is encoded by the coding sequence ATGTCTATGCATAAAGCACTTACCATTGCCGGCTCAGATTCCAGCGGCGGTGCTGGGATTCAAGCTGATTTAAAAACATTTCAAGAGAAAAACGTATACGGGATGACCGCCTTAACAGTGATCGTCGCGATGGACCCGAACAACAGCTGGGACCATCAGGTATTCCCGATCGATACTGATACAATCCGCGCCCAGCTTGCAACGATTACGGACGGCATCGGAGTGGACGCCATGAAAACAGGAATGCTGCCAACCGTTGATATCATCGAGCTTGCGGCAAAAACGATCAAAGAAAAACAATTAAAAAATGTGGTGATTGACCCGGTCATGGTTTGCAAAGGGGCAAATGAAGTCCTTTATCCGGAGCACGCCCAAGCCCTGCGGGAACAATTAGCGCCGCTAGCCACTGTCATTACACCGAATCTGTTTGAAGCCAGCCAGCTCAGCGGCATGGATGAATTAAAAACAGTTGACGATATGATCGAAGCTGCTAAAAAAATTCACGCACTCGGCGCCCAATATGTCGTCATTACAGGCGGAGGCAAACTCAAACACGAAAAAGCCGTTGATGTACTCTATGACGGAGAAACAGCGGAAGTCCTCGAAAGCGAAATGATCGATACGCCTTATACCCATGGCGCAGGCTGTACGTTCTCAGCAGCCGTGACAGCGGAGCTCGCCAAAGGTGCGGAAGTCAAAAAAGCCATCTACACAGCGAAAGAATTCATTACCGCTGCCATTAAAGAATCCTTCCCGCTAAACCAGTATGTCGGACCTACGAAGCATTCTGCGCAGCGTCTGGATAAACAATCATAA
- a CDS encoding permease prefix domain 1-containing protein → MDKETYLSEIKNGLIGLPEGETIIEEIESHIEHHLLHSLQEGKSEAEAMQILLQTFGTPADIVSSFKKEQPVTFRVFLVFHLFCNSALFAVGIAITTMHVWLESPIVQAVWKGISVSVWLILAAYIMYWVLIGYQGVREFGKRGEKLVLQTIQISIVPNIIFMLVFLFNVIPAALFQSFLTPWFVGICACATLLFPLFGRIGCYIGRRQLA, encoded by the coding sequence ATGGATAAAGAAACATATTTGTCTGAAATCAAAAATGGACTTATAGGGCTTCCAGAAGGAGAGACGATAATAGAAGAGATTGAGAGTCATATTGAACATCATCTGCTCCACTCTCTTCAGGAAGGGAAGAGTGAGGCGGAAGCTATGCAGATTTTATTGCAGACGTTCGGAACACCAGCTGACATTGTTTCTTCGTTTAAGAAAGAACAGCCTGTAACGTTCCGTGTGTTTTTGGTGTTCCATCTTTTCTGTAACAGCGCACTATTCGCTGTCGGCATCGCTATTACGACGATGCACGTCTGGCTTGAATCGCCTATTGTTCAAGCAGTATGGAAAGGCATTTCTGTTTCTGTGTGGCTGATCTTAGCTGCATATATCATGTACTGGGTGCTGATTGGGTATCAAGGGGTGAGGGAGTTTGGAAAACGCGGAGAAAAGCTAGTTTTACAAACGATTCAAATCTCTATAGTGCCAAATATCATTTTTATGCTTGTATTTCTGTTCAATGTGATTCCTGCTGCGCTGTTTCAATCCTTTCTGACGCCTTGGTTTGTCGGAATTTGCGCTTGTGCAACACTGTTATTTCCGTTATTCGGCCGAATAGGCTGTTATATTGGCAGGCGTCAGCTTGCCTGA